The following coding sequences are from one Acomys russatus chromosome 16, mAcoRus1.1, whole genome shotgun sequence window:
- the LOC127200158 gene encoding 40S ribosomal protein S25-like codes for MPLKDDKKKDAGKSAKKDKDPTGRVNKSGGKAKKKKWSKGKVRDKLNNSVLFDKATYDKLCKEVPNYKLITPAVVSERPKIRGSLATAALQELLIKGLIKLVSKAQEPSNLHRNTKGGDAPAAGEDCLSRLNQLYIWENKTY; via the exons ATGCCGCTAAAGGATGACAAGAAGAAAGATGCTGGAAAGTCGgccaaaaaagacaaagacccaaccgggcgtg TAAATAAGTCTGGCGGCAAGGCCAAAAAGAAGAAGTGGTCCAAAGGCAAAGTTCGGGACAAGCTCAACAATTCAGTCCTGTTTGACAAAGCCACATACGACAAACTCTGCAAGGAAGTTCCCAACTATAAGCTTATTACTCCAGCTGTGGTCTCTGAGAGACCGAAGATCCGCGGCTCCTTGGCCACGGCAGCCCTTCAGGAGCTGCTTATTAAAGGACTTATCAAGCTGGTTTCGAAAGCACAAGAGCCCAGTAAtttacacagaaacacaaagggtGGAGATGCCCCAGCTGCTGGTGAAGATTGCCTAAGCAGGCTAAATCAGCTgtacatttgggaaaataaaacttattaa